A region from the Dendropsophus ebraccatus isolate aDenEbr1 chromosome 1, aDenEbr1.pat, whole genome shotgun sequence genome encodes:
- the PDE6A gene encoding rod cGMP-specific 3',5'-cyclic phosphodiesterase subunit alpha isoform X2 has protein sequence MTKTKEFFDQWPVLMGEVPPYSGPRTPDGREISFYKVIDYILHGKEEIKVIPNPPADHWALASKLPTYVAENGLICNIMNTRADEYFEFQKGPLDDSGWIIKNVLSLPIVNKKEEIVGVATFYNRKDGKPFDEMDEVLTESLAQFLGWSVLNTDTYDKMNKLENRKDIYQDMVNYHVKCSNDELQIILKTNELLNRVPEECEEEELYEILQEELPDPEEAEIYEFHFSDLPQTELFLVKCAIQMYYELEVVDKFHIPQEVLVRFIFSLSKGYRKITYHNWRHGFNVGQTMFTLLMTGNLKRYYTDLEAMAMVTAAFCHDIDHRGTNNLYQMKSGHPLAKLHGSSILERHHLEFSKTLLKDETINIYQNLNRRQYDHAIHMMDIAIIATDLALYFKKRAMFQKIVDQSKTYESEQAWTEYMKLEQTRKEIVMAMMMTACDLSAIAKPWEIQSKVALLVAAEFWEQGDLERTVLQQNPIPMMDRNKADELPKLQCGFIDFVCTFVYKEFSRFHPEIQPMYDRILNNKKEWKALADEYDAKMKAIEEEKQKAKGIQPAKPAPAVTGKENGGNVPIAEQAPQSKSCSIL, from the exons ATGACAAAGACAAAG GAATTTTTTGACCAGTGGCCAGTGCTCATGGGTGAAGTGCCCCCATATTCTGGACCAAGGACACCAGATGGCAGA GAAATATCATTTTATAAAGTGATTGACTATATTTTGCACGGAAAGGAAGAGATTAAAGTTATTCC GAACCCCCCTGCCGATCATTGGGCTTTGGCTAGTAAACTTCCCACATACGTTGCAGAAAATGGTCTG ATTTGCAATATCATGAACACACGTGCTGATGAGTACTTCGAGTTTCAG AAAGGTCCACTTGACGACTCCGGGTGGATAATTAAAAATGTCCTTTCACTGCCAATTGTCAACAAAAAGGAAGAAATTGTTGGAGTTGCCACATTCTACAACAGAAAGGATGGAAAACCATTTGATGAAATGGACGAAGTATTAACTGAA TCTTTGGCACAGTTTCTAGGCTGGTCTGTTCTGAACACTGACACTTATGACAAAATGAACAAGCTTGAGAACCGAAAAGATATTTATCAAGATATGGTTAATTATCATGTGAAATGCTCCAATGATGAATTGCAGATAATCTTG AAAACCAATGAATTGTTGAATCGAGTACCGGAAGAATGTGAAGAAGAGGAACTATATGAAATATTG CAAGAAGAATTGCCTGATCCGGAGGAAGCTGAAATTTATGAGTTCCACTTCAGTGACTTGCCTCAAACTGAGCTGTTCTTAGTAAAATGTGCGATTCAGATGTACTATGAGTTAGAAGTGGTTGACAAATTTCATATACCTCAAGAG GTTTTAGTGCGATTCATATTTTCCCTAAGCAAAGGATACAGAAAAATTACTTATCACAACTGGCGGCATGGCTTCAATGTAGGACAAACCATGTTCACTCTCCTCATG ACAGGAAATTTGAAACGCTATTATACAGATCTTGAGGCCATGGCAATGGTGACTGCTGCATTCTGCCATGATATTGACCACCGAGGTACTAATAACTTGTACCAGATGAA ATCAGGACATCCACTAGCAAAGCTCCATGGTTCATCTATCCTAGAAAGGCATCATCTCGAGTTCAGCAAAACACTACTTAAAGATGAG acaatAAATATCTACCAAAATCTGAACAGGAGACAATATGATCATGCCATCCATATGATGGATATTGCAATTATTGCAACAGACTTGGCTTTGTATTTTAA GAAGAGGGCTATGTTCCAGAAGATAGTAGACCAGTCAAAAACATATGAGAGTGAGCAAGCTTGGACAGAATATATGAAGCTGGAACAGACTCGCAAAGaaattgtaat GGCAATGATGATGACTGCATGTGACCTGTCAGCCATTGCTAAACCCTGGGAGATCCAGAGCAAG gttGCACTTCTGGTTGCAGCTGAGTTTTGGGAACAAGGTGACCTGGAAAGAACTGTACTGCAACAAAACCCTATT CCAATGATGGACAGAAACAAAGCAGACGAGCTTCCTAAGTTGCAGTGTGGTTTTATTGATTTTGTATGCACATTTGTATATAAG GAGTTCTCAAGATTTCATCCAGAGATACAACCGATGTATGACAGGATTCTCAACAACAAAAAGGAATGGAAGGCATTGGCTGATGAGTATGATGCAAAAATGAAAGCTATAGAAGAGGAGAAGCAAAAGGCAAAAGGCATCCAGCCTGCGAAGCCAG